The sequence CGCTTCCAAAGGCTGCCAGGCAAACTAAATCGCCGGGTTGGATACGGCCTTGCTCAAACGCTTCGGTCAGTGCAATCGGAATAGACGCTGCGGTCGTGTTTCCGTATTTCTGAATGTTATTGAACACCTTCTCATCAGGCAGATTCATCTGCTGCTGAACATAGCCAGAAATACGAATATTAGCCTGATGCGGCACCAGAAGAGCCAGATCGCTGGGTTGATACCCATTGGCCTGAAGACTTTCGTTAATCACCTCCATGAAGCGTACCACAGCATGTTTGAAAACGGTGTTTCCGTTCATCACTACGCTGCTCCCACCAGCTGTAGCCGTATCGGCTGTAATGAAGTGATTAGGCCGGCTGCTGCCCGGATCTTTCAGATATAATTCCTCGGCATAACGACCGTCGGCATGAAGATGAGTTGACAGGATACGATGTTCCAGATCTGTAGTGGCCTGAACAACAGCTGCCCCCGCACCATCACCAAAAATAACCGCAACCCCACGACCTTCGGTTGTTTTATCCATCAACGTTGACTGGATCTCCGACCCAATCACCAGAGCTGTCTTGTACATTCCGGTTTTGATAAACTGATCGGCAATCGACAGGGCGTAGACAAATCCAGAACACTGCTGCCGAATATCGATTACGGCTATACCTTCCAGACCTAATTCGCGCTGCATCAGAAACGCCGAACCAGGAAAATAATAATCCGGCGAAAGCGTAGCGTAGACGATCAGATCGACATCGTTGGCGGCCAAACCAGCACGTTCGAGCGCCATACGCGATGCGGCTGCGGCCATACTGGCGTTAGTCTCTTTCCCGTAGGTGAAAAAACGCCGTTGTTTAATACCCGTCCGTTCCTGAATCCAGGCGTCGGATGTATCCATATATTGGGTCAGGTCGTCATTCGTAACCACGTTGTCTGGTACGTAAAAGCCTAACCCGGTAATCCTTGAATAAGTGGTCGTCATTCGTTAATGGCAAAATAGTTGGCAAAAATAGTACTTTTTCAGGTAGCTATTGTGCTTGGAAACTACTTACCTGTATCTGCGCTGGAAAGTGCAGCTTTTCTTTAAAAACAGAGCCATCCGGGTGGAAATGGGCAAATGAGTCCTTAGGCTGGTTGCAACTCGAAAGAATATTCTTCCATGATCAGGTTGGCCAGCAGTTGGCGACACGCAGTGTCTACCGTTTCATGTGCTTTTTCCTGACTATCGGCATCTACTTCAAGCCGGATGTGTTTCCCGATCCGGACGTTGTCAATATTGTCCATCTGGAGGTTATGAAGGCCCAGTTTAACGGCTTTTCCCTGTGGGTCCAGAATTTCCGAACGGGTCATGATGTTAATTTCGGCAACGTATTTCATCTGTAATGAGTGAAAAGTGAAAGAGCGAATGCGATGCGTGAAAGAGCGAAAGGGAAGTTGGCTAACCTCACCCGTTCACTCATTCGCTCTTTCACTCATTTGGTAAAAAGTGAAACAACAATGTAAAGCAGAATTATCAGCGGAATAGCCGCGAACTGCAAAAATAATAAGAGTAGGGCGGAAGCTATCAGAAAACTGAATTTAATCCGGTTTTCAGCCCAGCCAAACGACTTGAATTTAAGCGCAAAGAGCGGTACTTCAGAAACAAGCATGAACGAAAAGGCAATCATCATGCCCAGTGCAATATCGTTCTGCCAGATTGTATCGTACTGCGGCTGATAGTGGCCCATTAACGGAAATGCCGCAATCAACATGGCATTTGCCGGTACGGGCAGGCCAATAAATGATTCAGACTGTCGTGTATCGATGTTAAAATTTGCCAGCCGTAATGCCGACAATACAGCAATTAAAAAAGCACCGTATGAAATGGTTCCCAATTCCTGAAACCAGCAGAGTTGAAAGACGATGGTAGCCGGAAGCACACCAAACGTAACGACATCGGCCAGCGAATCCAGTTCTTTCCCAAACGGCCCCGATACGTTTACCAGTCGGGCCACAAAACCGTCGCCAAAATCAAGCACGGCGGCTAAGCCAATAAGCCAGGATGCTATTTCCAGGTGCCCACGTAATGCCATGACCAGACCAATGCACCCGCATAGCAAATTGCCGCAGGTCATGGCATTCGGGAGATGTTTGAGTAAGTTTTTCAAGGGATACGTATGAAGGATGAGTTTGAGCCGACGAGGTTAGGTATTCATCGTTCATAATTGTTTGACAAACGGATTTGATCGCTTCTCCTGGCCAATTGTCGTTGAATCCATATGTCCCGGATAAACGACGTAATCATCAGGTAAGGTGTAAAATTGAGTTCTGATGCTGTTAACGAGGTCGGCATGATTGCAATACGGAAAATCCGTACGGCCTACACTTCCCCGGAACAGTACATCTCCACCAATTATATAATGATCAGCGTGATTCACGAAGGCAACATGACCGGGTGAATGGCCTGGCACAAAGATGACATCGAGTGTTGTATTCCCAAACTTAAATTGATCGCCTTCTTCCAGATGTTCGTCAATTTCTGACGGCTCATAACCCCGTAAACCGTAAATAGCACAACGTGTTGGTACATCGTTATAAATCACCATGTCGAGCTCGTGCAGATAAGCCTTAACGCCAAATTTACGCTTTACATACGCGACGCCAAAAACGTGGTCGAGGTGTGAATGCGTAAGCAGCAGGTACTTGACGGTGAGTTTATGGTCAGTAATGAACCGTCCAAGTGCTTCTTTTTCTCCCTGGTCGTAACAACCTGGGTCGATGATAACAGCCTCACCGGTTGCGTCGTCGGCAATTACGTAGGTATTTTCTTGAAGCGGGGAAAACTCGAAAGCCTGGATCATGGATCAGTTGGTAAGTCAGTAAGTAGCTGATGCGTAAGCAACAAACTCGCGTCGGCCACTTACTGACTTACTACTTTTTGTTACAAAAGTAAAAACACCGTTGGTTTTTTGCGCAAATCAGGCACCTGTGTTTTCCATTCCCGTATGGTTCGTGTACGTACGAAGGCATCGGGGGCTGTCAGATTACAAGCCACGCACAGGCGGGTATTCGGTTCACAATTGGCTATTACTTCGGCAAATAATGCATCATTGCGATAGGGCGTTTCCATGAAAATCTGAGTCTGTTGCCGCTGTTGTGCTTCTTTTTCGAGGTGGCGAATTGCTCGGGCACGGTCCTGCCGTTCAATAGGCAGGTACCCATGAAAAACAAACGACTGACCACTCATGCCCGACGCCATGAGGGCCAGTAAAATAGACGATGGGCCTACCAGCGGCTCCACCCGCCAGCCGAGCGAATGGGCCATTCCTACCACAACCGAACCCGGATCAGCAACACCGGGGCATCCGGCTTCCGATAACACACCAGCATTGCGTTTGCGCTCGGTTAATTCCTGAATCTGTCGGCGGGTATCGACCGCAGGAGTGTCTTTGTCGAGATCGAAAAATGTCGTTTCATCAATAACCCGAGTGGTTTTTAGGCCACTGATAAATCGCCGGGCAGTGCGTACATTCTCGACGAAGTAGGCATCCGTTTTTTCAATAACCGACCGGATATGTACCGGAAGTACCAGCTCTGCAGTGTCCTCGGCCAGCAGGGTAGGGATGAGATAGAGTGTTGGCATGACAAAACTAAGTATTGACAAATTTCATCAGCACCTCCACAAATTCCACCGGTTTTTCGGCCTGTACCCAATGCCCTGCGCCCTGAATAACTTCGATTTGTGCGTTTGGAAAAATGCGTTTGATCGTCGGAATGTCCTCATCCAGAATGTATGGAGACTCACTGCCGCGGATGAATAAGGTTGGGTCGGTTACGATTCGTGGATTCGTTAATTCTTCACCGATGCCATGAAGCTCCCGTTCAATGATAGGTAAGTTCAATCGCCAGGCAAACTGCCCCTGTTCATTCCGATACAGATTTTTGAGCAAGAACTGCCGTACCGCCAAAATCGGCTCATACCGGCTTAGAATTGCGTCGGCTTCATTACGGTTTGTCAGGCTGGTCAGGTCAATAGCCTTCAGGCCGCGTACAAGCTCTGCATGATGAACGGGGTAGAATTTGGGGGCTATGTCAACAACAACGAGTTTGGCAAATGTGCCCGGATAAGACATGGCATATTGCATGACTGCTTTGCCACCCATCGAATGGCCAACCAAAATTGGCTTTTCTAACCCCTGATCGATCAGGAATTCATGCAGATCGGATGCCATGTTCTGGTAGTCATGCTCGTCGGCGCGGGGCGATTGCCCGTGATTACGTTGATCGAGGGCGAAAACGCGATACCCTTTAGCCGTAATGGCTTTGCTGATGGTTAGCCAATTGTCGGACGAGCCAAAGACACCATGTAAGATGACAATTGCTGGACCGGTTTCGCCAGTTTGTCGGAAGAATAATTTCATCTAATCCAAAGAGTGAAAGCGTGAATGAGTGCAGGAGTGAAATCAGTCGGCCAAAGCGGATCGATTTCACTCCTGCACTCATTCACGCTTTAATTTACATAAATAACTTTCTCCCGTTGTTCAACCAATTCACCGAACGATTGGAGGGAGAAACCGTTTTCAGCAGCTACACGCTCGAACTCAGCGGTGCTATTGGGCTCGACGGCAATGAGTAAGCCACCAGACGTTTGTGGGTCAGCCAGAATGTAGCGTTGCGTTTCGGTTAGTTCCGCGATTTTATGGCCATAGCTATCCCAATTTCGAACAGTGCCACCTGGGAAACTTTTTTTCGCCAGATACTCGTCAATAAATGGCAATCTGGGGACATCGTCGAACGCAATGACTGCACTCAGTCCCGACCCTTCGGCCATTTCGGTCAGGTGACCCAGCAGGCCAAAACCCGTTACATCGGTCAGTGCCTTTACGTACGGCAATTTCCCTAAAACAGCGCCGAAGCTGTTTAATTTAGCCATTTGTGCCGGTGCCAGATTGGCGTGTTCAGGCTGTAAGATTCCTTTTTTCTGCGCTGTTGTCAAAATGCCGACGCCAAGCGGTTTGGTGAGGTATAAACGACACCCCTCGGTAGCGGTGTTATTTTGTTTGAGGTGATCAATTCGGACCCGACCCGTTACGGCCAGTCCAAAAATCGGCTCAGGCGAATCGATGCTATGACCTCCGGCCAGCGGAATTCCGGCTTCGAGGCAGACTGCACGAGCTCCTTCGATGACCTGACCAGCTAATTCGGGCGGAAGTTTGTCGAGCGGCCAACCCAGAATAGCAATGGCCATAATGGGCTCGCCACCCATAGCATAGACATCGCTGATGGCATTGGCGGACGCGATACGCCCGAAGTCGAACGCATCGTCGACAATAGGCATAAAAAAATCGGTTGTGCTGATGATGGCTTCACCCGTTCCGAGATCAAGTACGGCCGCATCATCGCGCGAATCATTCCCGACAAGGAGGTTTGCGTAGTTCGGCTGAACGGCCGTCTGATTGCTGCCCTGACCCATTGGACTAGTGGTCTGGTTATGCAGAATCTGATCCAGTATTTTAGGCGAAATCTTACAGCCGCAGCCTGCACCGTGGCTATATTGAGTGAGTTTGACGGATGCTGTTTCGGATGATATCATAAGGAGACAAAACTAAGAGGGAAAACGTGTAGTATAGACCGGAATCCCTGAAAATAAGTACGGCCATTGCCATCGAATGGTTCCACATCGGTCATAAAGCTATCTAAATGAAACTGTGAGCTTAACAATATCTTAATCGTCATTTATAGAACGTAACCGACTTGAAATATGGCTATTTGTAGAATGTAGTGTATAGGTATTCAAATAGTGGTACTTTTTTAAGATAGCGTGCTTTGTCGACTCAAAAAAAGTAGCATCTTTGTCATTAAATTAGGGACCTATCTAACCGGATGAGTTGCTCAAAACTACAAACCAAATCAATCACTTCTATGTCAAAACAATTACTGCATTTTAGGGCGGCTTTTGTGCTAGTCAGCAGTATACTACTGTCCGTACTCGGTGGGAGCGGAGCACTAGCGCAGGTAACGACCTCAGTCATTGATGGTCTAGTAACCGACGATAAAGGCGGTCCTTTGCCTGGTGCCACAGTCGTAGCCATTCACGAACCATCGGGTAGCCGCTACGGGACAACAACGAATGCTTCCGGGCGCTACACTCTCCCTGGTGTTCGGGTTGGTGGTCCGTTCAAAGTAACAGCCACCTTTGTGGGGTTCAAGGATCAGGTAGTTGAAGGTATTTTTACGAACCTTGGTACATCTGCCGACGTAAGTTTCAAGATGGCTGACAACAGCCAGCAATTGTCTGAAATTGTTGTGACCAGTAATCGGAATGGTATAATCAGTTCTAACCGTACGGGTGCTGCTGCATCCTATGGTAGGGAAACGATCAATACTGTTCCAACAATTGGCCGTACGATTGCTGACATTACCAAGTATAACGCCTATGGCAATGGGCAATCATTTGGTGGTCAGGATAGCCGTTTCAATAACATCACCATCGATGGTGCCGTTTTCAATAACGGATTCGGTCTAGGCTCATCTGCTCAGGCTGGTGGACGTACTGGTACCACCGCCGTTTCATTAGATGCTCTTGATGAAATTCAATTGAACGTTGCTCCTTATGATGTTCGTCAAACTGGCTTTTCGGGAGCAGGTATTAATGCCGTAACGCGTTCAGGAACGAACGATTTCTCTGGATCAGTTTATTATCTTTTTCAGAACAGCAGTTTGGCCGGCAAAAAGGCGAATGGTGTAGATCTTCCTCCAGTAACTATCGATAAAAAGACATCGGGCTTCCGGATTGGTGGACCGATCATTAAGAACAAATTGTTCTTCTTCGCTAACGTAGAGCAATTTAAGAGTAGTGTACCAGCTCTGGACTGGGTTGCTCAACGTGATGGCGCAACTGGAAACGTGTCGCGTGTAACAGCGGCCGATTTGGAGGATCTTAGCGCGTTTATGAAAACGAATTTTAATCGTGATCTTGGCGCCATTGACAATTTCAATAACCAGGTAAAGAGTTTGAAAGGTCTGATTCGTATCGATTATAACATCAACGACAATCACAAACTTGCTGTACGTTATTCTCACCATAATTCTGAATCAGACCAGGCGATTAGCAACAGTAATAGTAGTAATACTGCTGGTAATGGAAACCGCACCGGATATTCTTCCTCTGGATATGCTGGTAACCTGGCACTTTCTCCACAAAATACAGGCTATAAAATTGCCGATAACACCCGGTCAATAGCTATCGAATTAAACTCTACATTTGGCGGGAAATTTGCTAACAAGCTGGTTGCAACTTACAATAAGCAGATTGAGGACCGGACATATTTGACAGGTGTATTTCCGACCATTGATATTCTAAAAGATGGAACGACATACACGTCTATTGGTTTCGATCCCTTTACCCCAAACAATAAGCTGAATTATTCGACACTGAATATTACGGATAATTTCAGCTATTTTGCTGGCAAGCACACGCTTACATTTGGCTTGTCTTACGAAAAATATACGTCTAACAACGTATTCTTCCCGGCCTCTAACGGCGTGTATGTTTATAACTCAATTGCTGATTTCAAAACGGCAGCACTGGCTTCTATAAATAATCCGAATGCAACTACGTCACCCGTGGCTTTGAATCGGTATAACCTGCGCTATTCACTGGTACCAGGCGGTGCTGAACCACTGCAAACGTTGCATAGAAGCACATATAGCGCCTATGTTCAGGATGAATTTCAGATCAATCCAACTTTCAAACTGACAGCCGGTGTTAGGGCTGATATTTTCGCTTACGATAACTCGACAGCTTCTGCGTTTAACAACCCAAGAGTAGCTAGTCTGACTTACAAAGACGAAAATGGGGCTAATTATTATCTTAATACTGGTGCTTTTCCTAAAGCCCGCCTGCTAGTATCACCTCGCGTTGGTTTCAACTGGGATGTTAAAGGTGATAAAATGACCCAAATTCGTGGAGGTAGCGGTTTGTTTGTATCTCGTATCCCGGAAGTATTGGTTTCTAACCAATTAGGAAACAACGGAGTAAATACGGGCGTCATTAACTTTCAGAATACAACGGCCTATCCATTTGTGACTGATCCCAGCAAATTGCCTGCCGCAGTACAACCGCCAACGAATACGAATGTTGAGAGTTTGACGGGATATGCAGTGAATGCAACTGATCCGAACTTAAAATATCCAACCGTTTGGAAAACGAACATTGCTATTGATCAGCGATTACCATGGGGCTTAATTGGAACTTTGGAAGTAATCTACAATAAGACGATTCAAGGTCTCCGCTATATTGATGCTAACCTCAAAGCAGCAGACCGCCAACTTACCGGACCAGATACACGTGGCCGTTTTCCAGCTTCCGGGGTAACTGGTACAGCGGCTATCAATAAAGCCCGTTATATTAACGATCCGTACAATACAAACGCGTTTGTTCTTAAGAATACAACTGAGGGAAGCGCCTATACGTTTACGGCTAAACTTGAAAAGCCATCTAATAACGGTTTCGGTGGAATGCTAGCCTATACATACGGATTAGCAAGAGATTTAATGTCAGTTGGTAGCACCGTTGTAGGTAATACACCTACAGTTGCTGGACAAAATTATCTAACGCTGTCGTATGGTGATAATGATTTGCGTCATCGGATTATTGGTTATGTTAATTACCGACTCAATTACGGTGGTAAATTTGGTGGTTCTACAACATTTACACTCGGTGGTTCATCAACCAGTGGTTACAAGCAGTCATACATTTATGGTAGTGACTTAAACGGCGATGGTCAAACTAATGATTTGCTGTTTGTTCCGGGAAAAGCTACAGACTTAACATTTGCATCATTGACGGTTGGCTCAGGTGCTTCGGCAGTAGTTTATTCACCTGATCAACAACAGGCTGCTTTCGATGCTTACATTGACGGTAATGATTACCTAAAAACCCGTCGTGGACAATATGCTGAACGCAATGGTGGATTCGCTCCGTGGTTAAGTCGTTTTGACTTTACTGTGATTCAGGAGTTTTATGTTAAAGCTGGTGCCAAAGGAACAAAACATGCTATCCAGTTCCGGGCAGATATTCTTAATGTGGGTAACCTACTCAACAACAAATGGGGTGTAGGTTGGGTTCCTACAACTGCTAACCCACTAGCTATCGCTAGCGTTAGTGCTGCTGGCTTACCAACGTATCGGCTTGCTACGCAAAATTTAGATGGCAAGACGATTCTGTTGAAAGATTCATTCGTTAAAAGCATAACGATTGATAACGTTTGGCAAGCTCAGCTTGGCGTTCGTTACTCATTCTAATGCTAGTGACCGAATAACCAAAAATCCCCCGCACAGCTCTTGTGACGGGGGATTTTTTATTACACAGAAAGAGCAATGCGCAAGAAACAGTAGGCCGTTAGTACTTAGTAATCGTTCGTATGCTCACCTTTTTTCGCTATATCCTGGTATTGATACTATGGCCTGTTTATGGCGCTATAGCGCAGCAGATAGGGCAAACGCTGCCGGCCTGGCAGCAAGGTCAGCTTGACATTCATCACATAAATACGGGCAGAGGAAACGCAACATTCGCTATACTACCGGATGGAACTACCGTATTGATTGATGCGGGTTCGATCAATCCCATTGACTGGCGGACTAACCAGCCCCGTAGTTTACCAATTAAACCCACCGACGAACGGCAGGCTGGCGAGTGGATTGCCCGCTATATCCGGAAAGTTCTTAGCTTTCAGAGTGATCCCGTACTCGACTATGCTATTATCTCTCACTTCCATGATGATCACATGGGATCTCCGCTTCACCTAACCAAGAAATCAAAAGAAGGCTGTGTGTTGACTGGAATAACAGAGGTAGCAGACTATTTACCCATTCGTACGGTTCTGGATCGTGGCTGGCCCGTTTACACCTATCCTCAGCCGTTCGATAACGACTCAATGGTTGTTAACTATCGTCGGTTTCTGGTTGACCAAACGCAAAGCAAAGGTCTCAAGGTTGAACGATTTAGAGCTGGGCGAACTGATCAGATTACATTGGTCAAGCAGCCGAATTTATATCGGAAGTCGTTTCAGATAAGGAATCTGGCTGTCAATGGCGAAATTTGGGCGGGAGATAATCAACCTTGCCGTAAGCTGTTTCCTGAACTGGCAACACTCTCAACGAATCACTACCCAAATGAGAATATGTGCAGCATTGCCCTGCAGATTCACTATGGTGATTTCGATTATTTTTCGGGAGGAGATATTCCGGGCGTTTTGCAATTTGGCGAACCCGGCTGGCATGATGTAGAGACACCCCTGGCACAAGTGGTTGGGCCAGTAGATGTTCAATTGCTTGACCATCACGGGTATAAAGATTCGCAAAATGGCGCATTGCTGGCCAGCCTGCGCCCCCGTATTTTTGTGGTCCCAGCCTGGGCTTCATCTCATCCTGATCGTAGCGTGCTCGAACGAATTTATTCGGAACAAATTTATACCGGCAATCGTGATGTGTTCGTGACCAATCTGCTTCACGAAACCAGATCAGCAATTGGTGATCTGGCATCCCGACTGAAAAGTACCTCTGGCCATGTTGTGGTACGGGTTGAGCCGGGCGGTAAAGTGTATTGGGTGTTGATTTTGAATGATGAAGATGAACGACAACAGGTGAAGGCAATTCATGGACCCTATCAGGCGAAGTGAAACAGAAGTCGCCGGATCGTAATGACATAAAAATTCAGTACTGGATAACGGATTATGAAAATCAGTAGTTTCTTTTTAGTCGCCGTATTTATATCGGTTGAAGTTTGCGGCCAATCAATTAACCGGTTTCACGATAGCAAGACAATAGATTCTTTTCTTAAATACCAGTCTGGACGAAAACGACCACTTATTTTAGCGCATCGGGGTGGACCTGCTTCGTCTGATACTGAAAATTCTATTCCAACCTTTACTAAAACGGCAAAGGCGCTTCCCGATGCCATTATCGAGATGGATGTGCGGATGACTCGCGATAGCAACTTTGTTTTGCTGCATGATGCGACCCTGGATCGTGAGTCGAATGTAACAGGAGATGTGGCCCAATGGTCGTTGCCTGATTTAAAAAAGATCAGGCTCAAAACACTGAGCGGTGAGCTAACCGATCAGCCTATTCCAACCTTTGGCGATATACTGGCCTGGAATCAGAATCGGTATGTATTGGCCCTTGATGTAAAGCCCGGAACCGATCCGGTGCGCGTTATGAACGAAGTGCGTAAGCATCAGTCCGAATATTGTGTTTTTGTCATTTGCTATTCACTCGCCGACGCACAGCGTGTTCGTGATAAGTATCCGGCTCTGTGGCTGGCAGTTGGCGTAAATAGCATGGCTGATCTGGAGCGATTGGAAACGAACCCACTGGCATCAGGACGATTAATTGCACTTACGCCCCAGAAACCCCAGCCAGTTGCATTCTATGAGCGTCTGCACAAGCTCGGTATTCCATGCTCTATCGGTACTTACGGACCCACTCAGTTAGACGAAAAGCCATTGTCCGAAGCCACGTCTGGGTATCGCGAACTATTCCGGCAAGGCGGTGATATTGTAACCACTGATCGGCCAATTGAGGTATCTGCTTTATTCTAAACGATAGCCTGATCTGGTTTCGGTTAACTATTTTTTACCTTCAACACATCCGTTCCGGCCTGGTAGCCGGAAACGATCATCCGGCCAATATCGTCGGAGGTGAATTTCATCATGTTCAGATAAAGCGGCTCCGTAGGCCTGATGATTGTTAACTGAAGTTTTCGTCCGTCGAGTTTTTCCCGATCGGCAAAACGTTCGGCCCAGGCAATGTCGTTGTTTACCAGCTGATTGACCGTAATGTCCTTAACCCGGTCCATCAGGTTCAATAGGTTTCGGCGGACCGATGTAATTGATGGTTTCTGGCACCTCCAGAGGTTGTTTTACTCTAGCGGGTAGCCGTCGTTTATGCCGCCTTCGATGTTTCAAGTTCAATAAGCGATACACGCGCAACACTCGTTTACGGTTCCATCTAAGCCCTTCGTTGCGGATCTTGCCATAGTAGTTATCAAAACCACGGGTTGGGTAATTTTCGGCGTACAGCTGCAACTTCTCAATCACTACCAGGTCGTCTCTCTTGCTGCGGTAGTACCATTTAGATCGATGCATACCCACTACTCGACAGGCCCTATCCACAGATACGTTTTCATTTACCGCCCATGCCACCAATTCTTGCTGCTGACAGGGCCTTAGAGCCGCTCAGGCGTCCCTGTTTTTTCCAATGATCTCCTTGGCCAGTTTGTAGTCCAGGCTCAGTTCGGCCTACATCTGCTTGAGACGACGGTTCTCTTCCTGGAGTGCTTTAAGTGCCTTCAGGTGAGTAGTCGCCATACCGCTGTACTTCGTACGCCAGTTGAACAGGATGGCTTTCGAGATACCGTACTCCCGGCAAACATCCATGGCTTCTCTCCCTCCTTCGTATTGTTTGAGGACAGCCACAATCTGGGCTTCAGTAAATAGTTTCTTTTTCATGAGACAGTTTAAATTAGCTTTTTAGGAGTCTAATCCTATACTGTCCTAATTTCAGGGAAGCTTACAAATGAGGGAAGGCTACAATACAAACGATGAATATTGCGAATTCCGTTGTTCGATCAAGCCCTCAAGCCGAGTTCCTATGCCACATTATCATCAGGGTTTTGAGGAAACAGTATACGGG comes from Spirosoma aureum and encodes:
- a CDS encoding ComEC/Rec2 family competence protein → MLTFFRYILVLILWPVYGAIAQQIGQTLPAWQQGQLDIHHINTGRGNATFAILPDGTTVLIDAGSINPIDWRTNQPRSLPIKPTDERQAGEWIARYIRKVLSFQSDPVLDYAIISHFHDDHMGSPLHLTKKSKEGCVLTGITEVADYLPIRTVLDRGWPVYTYPQPFDNDSMVVNYRRFLVDQTQSKGLKVERFRAGRTDQITLVKQPNLYRKSFQIRNLAVNGEIWAGDNQPCRKLFPELATLSTNHYPNENMCSIALQIHYGDFDYFSGGDIPGVLQFGEPGWHDVETPLAQVVGPVDVQLLDHHGYKDSQNGALLASLRPRIFVVPAWASSHPDRSVLERIYSEQIYTGNRDVFVTNLLHETRSAIGDLASRLKSTSGHVVVRVEPGGKVYWVLILNDEDERQQVKAIHGPYQAK
- a CDS encoding glycerophosphodiester phosphodiesterase family protein; this encodes MKISSFFLVAVFISVEVCGQSINRFHDSKTIDSFLKYQSGRKRPLILAHRGGPASSDTENSIPTFTKTAKALPDAIIEMDVRMTRDSNFVLLHDATLDRESNVTGDVAQWSLPDLKKIRLKTLSGELTDQPIPTFGDILAWNQNRYVLALDVKPGTDPVRVMNEVRKHQSEYCVFVICYSLADAQRVRDKYPALWLAVGVNSMADLERLETNPLASGRLIALTPQKPQPVAFYERLHKLGIPCSIGTYGPTQLDEKPLSEATSGYRELFRQGGDIVTTDRPIEVSALF
- a CDS encoding transposase, with translation MKKKLFTEAQIVAVLKQYEGGREAMDVCREYGISKAILFNWRTKYSGMATTHLKALKALQEENRRLKQM